The DNA region GCGTGGTGGGCTTCACGCGCGGCATCCGCACCTTCACCACCGCGCCCCCGGTCTTCGTGTCCTTCAAGCGCGCACAGGACTACGCCGGCATCCGCGCCGACCAGGCGTTGTACCTGCTGGTCAAGGCCGCCCCGGGCACCGACCCCGACGCGCTCGCGGCGCGCATCACCGGACGCGTGCCCGACGTGACGGCGCTGTCGACCCGCGCCTGGGGGAAGAAGCAGCAGGACTACTGGATGTTCGGCACCGGCGCCGGGATCACGGTGCTGATTGCCGCCGGGCTCGGCCTGCTCGTCGGCGTGGTCGTCGTGGCCCAGACCATCTACGCCGCCACCGTCGATCACATCCGCGAGTACGGCACGCTCAAGGCGATGGGCGCGACCAACGGCTACATCTACCGGGTGATCGTCCGGCAGGCGGCGATCAGCGGCCTCATCGGCTACGGCGTGGCGATGCTGGTCGCCGCCGCGGTCTCGCGCGCGTCGCTGGCAGGCACCACGGCGATCATCCTGCCGACGTCGCTGTCGCTCGGCCTGTTCGTGCTGACGCTCGGCATGTGCGTGAGCGCCTCGATGGTCTCGATCAACAAGGTGACGCGCATCGACCCGGCGATGGTCTTCAAGGGGTGAGGGAACCAGGCATGACGACACCGGCAATCGAGGCGCGGCAGGTGAAGAAGTCCTACGGTGATGGCGACACGGCGGTGCACGCCTTGCGGGGCGTCGACCTCGACGTGTCGGGCGGCGAGGTGCTGCTGATGATGGGGCCGTCGGGCTCGGGCAAGACGACGCTGCTGTCCATCATGGGCGGCATCCTGCGGGCCTCGTCGGGCAGCGTGCGCATCGCCGGCACCGAGATCGTCGGCCTGCCGGAGCGCGAGCTGCCGGCGATCCGGCTGCGCCACATCGGGTTCGTGTTCCAGGGGTTCAACCTGTTCCCGGCCCTGACGGCGGTCGAGAACGTGGCGATCGCCCTCGACCTGCGGGGCATCCGCGGCAAGCCGGCGCTGCAGCGCGCCCACGACGCCCTCGCGTCGGTGGGCATGGCCGACCGCGCCCATCATCGCCCGGCGGATCTCTCTGGCGGCCAGAAGCAGCGCGTGGCGATCGCCCGCGCGCTGGTCGGCGAGCCGGCGATCCTGCTGGCCGACGAGCCGACCGCCGCTCTCGATCACACGTCGGGCGAACTGGTGCTCGGCCTGTTGCGCACCGTGGCGACGCAGCACGGCCGCGCGGTGGTGCTGGTCACGCACGACCCGCGCACCCTGCCGTACGCCGATCGGATCGTCCACATCGAGGACGGACGGCTCCGCGCACACGAGGACATCGCGGCAGGGCGGGTGGCATAGCTCTGAGTGCCGAACACCGAGCGCCCAACGCCGAACATCGAACGCCGACGCCGAATGGCGCACTGGACTGATCACTCGCGGCTGCCCGGGACGGACTGCCGACTGCCGACTGCCGACTGCCGACGGCCGGCCCCCTGGATCTGGAGGAGAACTGCCATGACAAAGATGCTGCGAACGATGGTGATGACCGGGGTGGTGGTGCTGGCCGGGAGCGGCTGGGTGGTCTGGTCGCGCTCGGCGGCCGGTGAGGCGCGGGCCGCCTCCACCGCGCCGGCCGTGTCGACGACTGCCGGGGTGGCGCCGACGGGCGCTGCGGACATATCGCGCATCGTCGCGCCAGGGCGGGTGGAACCCGTGTCCGAGGAACTGGAGGTGGCCGCGGA from Luteitalea sp. TBR-22 includes:
- a CDS encoding ABC transporter permease, whose protein sequence is MPSLALRNLLHDRMRFVVTLTGIVFSVVLSAIQLGLFVGFTRATSDVITHAGADVWVMSRGVGNLENGVAFPEQRAYQVQALDGVQAVQKHLVAFGQWKRPDGAEEGCLLIGVDLAGAMGLPWNLVEGSAAALAEPDGVIVDELYKSKLGVSRIGETFEIRGHRVRVVGFTRGIRTFTTAPPVFVSFKRAQDYAGIRADQALYLLVKAAPGTDPDALAARITGRVPDVTALSTRAWGKKQQDYWMFGTGAGITVLIAAGLGLLVGVVVVAQTIYAATVDHIREYGTLKAMGATNGYIYRVIVRQAAISGLIGYGVAMLVAAAVSRASLAGTTAIILPTSLSLGLFVLTLGMCVSASMVSINKVTRIDPAMVFKG
- a CDS encoding ABC transporter ATP-binding protein, with protein sequence MTTPAIEARQVKKSYGDGDTAVHALRGVDLDVSGGEVLLMMGPSGSGKTTLLSIMGGILRASSGSVRIAGTEIVGLPERELPAIRLRHIGFVFQGFNLFPALTAVENVAIALDLRGIRGKPALQRAHDALASVGMADRAHHRPADLSGGQKQRVAIARALVGEPAILLADEPTAALDHTSGELVLGLLRTVATQHGRAVVLVTHDPRTLPYADRIVHIEDGRLRAHEDIAAGRVA